A single Thermaerobacter sp. FW80 DNA region contains:
- a CDS encoding TetR/AcrR family transcriptional regulator produces the protein MSLRQHQREAVRQALLREGMRLLAAQGFAATTVDQIASAAGVAKGTFYNYFATKEDLALAALPPRLEALRRELAGAEGLPLRAALHRLLTRLAEWTQQIHPDVIWLWCIENLRRGGAERASQLLHRLVTDLCARGQRRGEITDRRPAEEVALDIEGIVLARLAAWYHSGAPPGLLPRLLAAVDTYLAGARAGDPAGDAERTGAGALRRTEAMGKETGGR, from the coding sequence TTGAGCCTGCGCCAGCACCAGCGGGAGGCCGTGCGCCAGGCCCTGCTGCGGGAGGGCATGCGGCTGCTGGCCGCCCAGGGCTTCGCCGCCACCACGGTGGACCAGATCGCCAGCGCCGCCGGGGTCGCCAAGGGGACCTTCTACAACTACTTCGCCACCAAGGAGGACCTGGCCCTGGCCGCCCTCCCGCCGCGCCTGGAGGCCCTGCGTCGCGAGCTGGCCGGGGCGGAGGGGCTCCCCCTGCGCGCCGCGCTCCACCGCCTGCTCACCCGCCTGGCGGAGTGGACGCAACAGATCCACCCCGACGTGATCTGGCTGTGGTGCATCGAGAACCTGCGGCGGGGCGGGGCCGAGCGGGCCTCCCAGCTGCTCCACCGCCTGGTGACCGACCTCTGCGCCCGCGGCCAGCGGCGGGGCGAGATCACGGACCGGCGGCCGGCGGAGGAGGTGGCGCTGGACATCGAGGGGATCGTGCTGGCGCGGCTGGCCGCCTGGTACCACAGCGGGGCGCCGCCGGGCCTGCTGCCACGGCTCCTGGCGGCCGTCGACACCTACCTGGCCGGGGCGAGGGCCGGCGACCCGGCGGGCGATGCCGAGCGGACGGGCGCCGGCGCCTTGCGCCGGACGGAGGCCATGGGAAAGGAGACCGGAGGGCGATGA
- the tnpB gene encoding IS607 family element RNA-guided endonuclease TnpB yields MRVLQAYRFALDPTPRQERALASHVGARRFAFNWGLALVKERLEARARGEDVEVPWTLAALRREWNRQKHLVAPWWRENSKEAYSSGLDGLARALQNWSKSRQGERKGRRVGFPRFRKKGRGRESVRFTTGAIRVDDQSHVVLPRIGRVKTHEPTMALLRRIEAGTARILSATVAREGGRWFVSFTCEVERQPGRPRFPGRVVGVDAGVKHLAVLSTGEKWPNPRSLEKVLRKIARSSRALARRQRGSRGWHKARRRLARLHARARNLRQDALHKLTHHLATTYGVVVVERLHVAGMLKNRRLARVLADAALAEIRRQLRYKCPWYGAVLVEAPLFYPSSKRCSLCGAVKLSLPLSERIFRCEECGFVLDRDENAARNLAALAAAVAGSGPETKNARGRDGRPAARQAVPEEAGSRHRRIAG; encoded by the coding sequence ATGCGTGTGTTGCAGGCGTACCGCTTCGCCCTAGACCCCACACCCCGCCAGGAACGGGCGTTGGCCTCCCACGTGGGCGCCCGCCGCTTCGCCTTCAACTGGGGTCTGGCGCTGGTGAAGGAGCGCCTGGAAGCCCGCGCCCGGGGTGAAGACGTGGAAGTGCCATGGACCCTCGCCGCCTTGCGGCGGGAGTGGAACCGGCAAAAGCACCTCGTCGCCCCCTGGTGGCGGGAGAACTCGAAGGAAGCCTACTCCTCCGGTCTGGACGGACTCGCCCGGGCCCTGCAGAACTGGTCGAAGAGCCGCCAGGGCGAACGCAAGGGCCGCCGGGTGGGGTTCCCCCGGTTCCGGAAAAAGGGCCGGGGCCGGGAGTCGGTGCGGTTCACCACCGGCGCGATCCGGGTGGACGACCAAAGCCACGTCGTCCTGCCCCGGATCGGGCGCGTGAAGACCCACGAGCCGACCATGGCCCTGCTCCGGCGCATCGAAGCGGGAACGGCCCGCATCCTGTCCGCCACGGTCGCCCGGGAAGGGGGCCGGTGGTTCGTCAGCTTCACCTGCGAGGTGGAGCGGCAACCGGGCCGCCCCCGGTTCCCCGGGCGGGTGGTGGGCGTGGACGCGGGGGTGAAGCACCTGGCGGTCCTTTCGACGGGTGAGAAGTGGCCGAACCCCCGGTCCCTTGAAAAAGTGCTCCGGAAGATCGCCCGGTCCAGCCGCGCCCTGGCCCGGCGTCAGAGGGGCAGCCGGGGGTGGCACAAGGCCCGCCGCCGGCTGGCCCGGCTCCATGCGCGAGCCCGAAACCTCCGCCAGGATGCCCTTCACAAGCTGACGCACCATCTGGCGACCACCTATGGCGTGGTGGTGGTCGAACGGCTGCACGTGGCGGGCATGTTGAAGAACCGGCGGCTCGCCCGGGTGCTGGCCGATGCGGCCCTGGCGGAGATCCGCCGCCAGCTCCGCTACAAGTGCCCCTGGTACGGGGCGGTCCTGGTCGAAGCGCCGCTGTTCTATCCCAGCAGCAAGCGTTGCTCGCTGTGCGGTGCGGTCAAGCTGTCGCTGCCGCTTTCGGAGCGCATCTTCCGCTGCGAGGAATGCGGCTTCGTGCTCGACCGGGACGAAAACGCGGCCCGGAATCTCGCGGCCCTGGCGGCCGCCGTCGCCGGGAGTGGCCCGGAGACGAAAAACGCCCGTGGACGGGATGGAAGACCTGCCGCAAGGCAGGCGGTCCCGGAGGAAGCGGGAAGCCGGCACCGGCGCATCGCTGGGTAA
- a CDS encoding NADH-quinone oxidoreductase subunit D, producing MPQGRPGGSGSTILARDPAYTAALPDPRGDASVELRYLDDEGRHMVLSMGPQHPSTHGVLRVVLTLEGETVVHAEPDIGFMHRNWEKQAEYRTYAMNVPFADRNDYLAPFHNERLICEAIERLVGVEVPERARWLRLALCEMERIASHVLWIGTMGLDLGAVTPFLYAWRDREMYYMLVQQLSGGRLFPQFMRIGGLRNDVPDGWVEAALRWLDHMERQAWPEYVDLLFANEFYVRRTRGVGVITPQQAVAWQASGPVLRGCGVARDLRTQDRGVPYDELGFRPVVAEGGDVYARNQVRVQEVRASIRLAREALHRLPDGPVIAKLPRALRPVGEVYHEVESPRGIIGLYLAASGDVMPYRAHWRSPCFVHLQLLPLMARGHLVADMTAIIGSLDIVLCEVDR from the coding sequence ATGCCGCAGGGCAGACCAGGGGGCTCCGGCAGCACCATCCTCGCCCGCGACCCCGCGTACACCGCGGCCCTGCCCGATCCGCGGGGCGACGCCAGCGTCGAGCTCCGCTACCTGGACGACGAGGGCCGCCACATGGTCCTCAGCATGGGACCCCAGCACCCCAGCACCCACGGCGTCCTGCGGGTGGTGCTGACGCTGGAGGGGGAGACCGTCGTCCACGCCGAGCCCGACATCGGCTTCATGCACCGCAACTGGGAGAAGCAGGCCGAGTACCGGACGTACGCGATGAACGTCCCCTTCGCCGATCGCAACGACTACCTGGCGCCGTTCCACAACGAGCGGCTGATCTGCGAGGCCATCGAGCGGCTGGTGGGCGTCGAGGTGCCCGAGCGGGCGCGGTGGCTGCGGCTCGCCCTGTGCGAGATGGAACGCATCGCCAGCCACGTCCTCTGGATCGGCACCATGGGCCTGGATCTCGGCGCGGTCACCCCCTTCCTCTACGCGTGGCGCGACCGGGAGATGTACTACATGCTGGTCCAGCAGCTCTCGGGCGGCCGGCTCTTCCCCCAGTTCATGCGCATCGGCGGGCTGCGCAACGACGTCCCCGACGGCTGGGTGGAGGCCGCCCTCCGGTGGCTGGACCACATGGAGCGCCAGGCGTGGCCGGAGTACGTCGACCTGCTCTTCGCCAACGAGTTCTACGTGCGCCGCACCCGGGGCGTGGGCGTCATCACCCCGCAGCAGGCCGTGGCCTGGCAGGCCAGCGGGCCCGTCCTGCGCGGCTGTGGCGTCGCCCGCGACCTGCGCACCCAGGACCGCGGCGTCCCCTACGACGAGCTGGGCTTCCGCCCCGTGGTGGCCGAGGGCGGGGACGTCTACGCGCGCAACCAGGTGCGGGTCCAGGAGGTGCGGGCCAGCATCCGCCTGGCCCGGGAGGCGTTGCACCGGCTGCCGGACGGGCCCGTCATCGCCAAGCTCCCGCGGGCCCTGCGCCCGGTGGGCGAGGTCTACCACGAGGTCGAGTCGCCGCGCGGCATCATCGGCCTCTACCTGGCGGCCAGCGGCGACGTGATGCCCTACCGCGCCCACTGGCGATCGCCCTGCTTCGTGCACCTGCAATTGCTGCCGTTGATGGCGCGCGGCCACCTGGTGGCGGACATGACGGCCATCATCGGCAGCCTCGACATCGTCCTGTGCGAGGTCGACCGCTAG